The following coding sequences lie in one Ostrinia nubilalis chromosome 2, ilOstNubi1.1, whole genome shotgun sequence genomic window:
- the LOC135077969 gene encoding RNA-binding protein 45-like, translating to MQQCQYTADTYNGICKAVVTYDSEKAAAYALERINNYEFPSGEIVTIKPDDNPLNKVASNLANIVNSFKNSLDAGNPNLLQLADAIAQTSSLIKAATTGKIDQKVHTSESETYGNVCLPPPQPTVGTMHRVAQRCFIVCKPYPPSLSVLRDIFCRFGDLIDVCTFPNKTFGFVKYASIRAAQEAMRTLNGKVLHGVHYKVLEADERPSKDEDVKLDDPEYLEPSQGSKRIKLHQSD from the coding sequence ATGCAGCAGTGCCAGTACACTGCAGATACTTACAACGGGATCTGTAAAGCTGTTGTCACGTACGACAGCGAGAAGGCAGCGGCATATGCATTAGAAAGAATAAACAATTATGAATTTCCATCTGGCGAGATTGTTACAATTAAGCCAGACGATAACCCCCTCAATAAAGTAGCTAGTAACCTGGCAAACATAgtaaacagttttaaaaattcattAGATGCTGGTAATCCCAACTTGCTTCAGTTAGCTGATGCTATAGCTCAAACTTCATCTTTGATAAAAGCAGCTACAACTGGTAAAATTGACCAAAAAGTGCACACCTCAGAGTCTGAGACTTATGGCAACGTGTGTCTGCCGCCTCCACAGCCGACGGTCGGCACAATGCACCGGGTAGCTCAGAGATGCTTTATTGTTTGTAAACCATATCCACCTTCGTTATCCGTTTTACGGGATATATTCTGCCGTTTTGGAGATCTCATTGATGTGTgcacttttcctaacaaaacaTTTGGATTTGTGAAATATGCTAGTATTAGAGCAGCCCAGGAGGCTATGAGAACTCTCAATGGAAAAGTGTTACACGGCGTTCATTACAAAGTATTGGAGGCTGATGAGAGGCCATCCAAGGATGAGGATGTTAAACTAGATGACCCTGAATACCTAGAACCTAGCCAGGGAAGTAAAAGGATTAAACTTCATCAAAGCGACTGA
- the LOC135079309 gene encoding cap-specific mRNA (nucleoside-2'-O-)-methyltransferase 2 — protein sequence MFSNTDSFSFYPRQRFFRNGEFEVELNDLFNKKFQFRFNSSWKLPDKELWFSAPPWKVQELDILKNRLNFHKSQLNDFNIEEWSSHTRRRNPAGEVGWKIRCLINPEFLTQAWTKFYECASTYSVVPRQAMSEGKMVSLHLCEAPGAFITSLNHYMKLNYPNIDWKWVANTLNPYYEGNSPSNMISDDRFMFHTLNNWDFGVDNTGNLMDWENSQAIVKKAKSLGKVLLVTADGSIDCMQRPDAQEEVTSPLHYCEIITALQALSPGGTFIFKLFTMFEHSTVSLLYLINHLFGEVNIYKPVTSRQGNSEVYAVCLNYKGFASLEMYVPMLKSAYGTEIYGSHSLFPLDAIPESFLKQIEECACYFCSIQCQVINDNLQAYLMQKNIALHRDMKQIRTIVATEFIWQYGLKPLEYESEILKGILHEENKVNMNPRYHRGSYTERQLYTKLSLKEKSKNLNAFLQAEILTNPLILINEPVKWLTFYDKDINLKLTFTYGLPLQKINSSKFIFVPIFRLYQQILAEGEFKEIIFTKGVKSTEQNLKSLNIKIHQVLCLPEFDLSESYGVFEKKCFLTIYNMMKLLTVGQTLLIQNFNLLTHFNVSFVYIISKKCFERTGFTSSNSIILCNLQNKAAFEYLDQIQSECEKLQNEDKRDVLNSLPVQTTNVGEFFNNIVFYNNTFYRNKCTDFLSTIEQTI from the exons ATGTTTAGCAACACCGATAGCTTTTCGTTTTATCCTCGGCAAAGATTCTTCAGAAATGGCGAGTTTGAAGTCGAATTAAATGACTTGTTCAATAAGAAATTTCAGTTTCGGTTCAATAGCAGTTGGAAGTTACCAGACAAAGAGCTTTGGTTCTCGGCTCCTCCGTGGAAAGTGCAAGAGCTTGATATACTCAAAAACCGATTGAATTTCCATAAGAGTCAACTGAATGATTTCAACATTGAAGAATGGAGCAGCCACACGCGGCGCCGAAACCCAGCAGGGGAAGTGGGGTGGAAAATCAGATGTCTTATCAACCCTGAATTTCTTACACAAGCATGGACTAAGTTCTATGAATGTGCATCAACCTACAGTGTAGTTCCCAGACAGGCTATGTCTGAGGGAAAAATGGTTTCTTTACACCTTTGTGAGGCTCCTGGTGCATTTATAACTTCCTTAAATCATTACATGAAGTTAAATTATCCCAATATTGAT TGGAAGTGGGTGGCAAATACACTGAACCCGTACTATGAGGGCAACTCACCATCAAACATGATTAGTGACGACAGATTCATGTTTCACACTCTAAACAACTGGGACTTTGGTGTAGATAATACAGGGAATTTAATGGACTGGGAAAATTCTCAAGCCATTGTGAAGAAGGCCAAATCATTGGGAAAG gTTCTGTTAGTCACAGCAGATGGATCCATTGATTGCATGCAGAGGCCTGATGCCCAAGAAGAGGTCACATCCCCCCTCCATTATTGTGAGATAATAACTGCTCTTCAAGCCTTGAGTCCAG gtggTACATTTATATTTAAACTGTTCACAATGTTTGAGCATTCAACTGTGAGCCTGCTCTACTTGATTAACCACTTGTTTGGTGAAGTGAACATCTACAAGCCCGTTACCTCGCGCCAGGGGAATTCTGAAGTTTATGCTGTTTGTTTGAATTACAAAGGCTTTGCTAGCTTAGAGATGTACGTACCAATGCTTAAATCAGCGTATGGTACAGAGATTTACGGCAGTCACTCGTTGTTTCCACTTGATGCAATACCAGAAAGTTTTTTGAAGCAAATTGAAGAGTGTGCCTGCTATTTCTGTTCAATTCAGTGTCAGGTCATAAATGACAACTTACAGGCCTATCTTATGCAGAAGAATATTGCTTTGCACAGAGATATGAAACAAATAAGAACAATTGTCGCCACAGAATTTATTTGGCAGTATGGTTTGAAGCCTTTGGAATATGAATCAGAAATACTGAAAGGTATTTTACATGAAGAAAACAAGGTTAACATGAATCCTAGATATCATCGTGGATCGTACACTGAAAGGCAATTGTATACTAAATTGTCCTTGAaagaaaaatcaaaaaatttaaatgcCTTTTTACAGGCTGAAATTTTAACTAATCCTCTAATATTGATAAATGAACCAGTGAAATGGCTGACATTTTACGATAAAGATATTAATCTAAAATTGACTTTTACGTATGGCTTACCATTGCAGAAAATAAACAGCTCAAAGTTTATATTTGTGCCAATATTCAGACTGTACCAGCAGATTTTAGCGGAAGGTGAATTTAAAGAAATTATATTTACTAAAGGTGTAAAGAGCACTGAACAAAACTTAAAAAgtttaaacattaaaatacacCAAGTGTTGTGTTTGCCAGAGTTTGACTTATCCGAAAGTTATGGTGTTTTCGAAAAGAAATGTTTCCTAACTATTTACAACATGATGAAGTTACTGACTGTTGGGCaaacacttctcatacaaaactTCAATCTTCTAACACATTTCAATGTGAGTTTTGTGTATATTATTTCGAAAAAATGTTTCGAAAGAACTGGATTTACATCTAGCAACAGCATCATTTTGTGTAATCTTCAGAACAAGGCAGCATTCGAATACTTGGATCAAATACAAAGCGAATGTGAGAAGTTGCAGAATGAAGACAAAAGGGATGTATTGAATTCTTTGCCTGTTCAAACTACTAATGTAGGAGAGTTTTTCaacaatattgtattttataataaCACATTTTACAGGAACAAATGTACAGATTTTTTGTCTACCATAGAGCAAACTATTTAA